Proteins from one Podospora pseudoanserina strain CBS 124.78 chromosome 1, whole genome shotgun sequence genomic window:
- a CDS encoding hypothetical protein (EggNog:ENOG503PBJ9; COG:S), with the protein MLWVDAICIDQGNIAEKNTQVPLMSTIYSHAAVLVWFGTGNQSTDQVMGLRQELAVRDATIPAAQHYKDMSDSLQQMKIHLASRSIFDVIMGMSNILFAPGSGERGSFRSLPCLVSPR; encoded by the coding sequence ATGCTGTGGGTAGACGCTATTTGCATCGACCAGGGGAATATCGCCGAAAAGAATACACAGGTGCCACTCATGTCAACAATCTACTCTCATGCAGCTGTCCTAGTCTGGTTTGGGACAGGGAACCAATCTACCGACCAAGTCATGGGTTTGAGACAGGAGTTGGCCGTTCGAGATGCAACTATCCCGGCTGCCCAACATTACAAAGACATGTCGGATTCATTACAGCAGATGAAGATTCATTTGGCCTCACGTTCAATCTTTGATGTAATAATGGGCATGTCCAACATCCTTTTTGCCCCTGGTTCCGGAGAACGTGGATCCTTCAGGAGTTTACCCTGCCTAGTAAGCCCCCGTTGA
- a CDS encoding hypothetical protein (EggNog:ENOG503NX89; COG:S), whose product MSYHNNNNNNQGSNVQGEAASYYAAAAQQTQQHYQGSNQQHGDQQERGFLGAVGGGIAGGFGGNKIGGKTGHSKLSTVLGAVAGAVAGHKLQDGVEDWKDKKDEEKEKKKKEEEDRIRREEEEKRKREEDEKRRKEDDDRRRRDDEDRKRRDEEDRRRREEEDRRRASQPQQQQQHHHSNQPRDHGVSHGGNFSGSAKDIRLDAHGEFMLHCECRRLDGSYQPTSISLNKIIENSNGNFRWTSGGANINSCGNKPSSVTVQPGDTLRDIAQRHGTNWQELAKINCLQNPDLIHPGQVIKLPGGGSQGGQAGGNFGSSARNVRLEDCGKRLVAELRRGDGCWVSSSLNLDERIGNANGTLQFK is encoded by the coding sequence ATGAGctaccacaacaacaacaacaacaaccagggCAGCAATGTCCAGGGCGAAGCTGCCTCTTACTacgccgctgctgcccaaCAGACCCAACAGCACTACCAAGGcagcaaccaacaacatggcGATCAACAGGAGCGTGGCTTCCTCGGcgccgttggtggtggtatcgcCGGTGGTTTCGGTGGTAACAAGATTGGCGGCAAGACCGGCCATAGCAAGCTGAGCACCGTCCTCGGCGCTGTTGCCGGTGCAGTTGCCGGCCACAAGCTGCAGGACGGTGTTGAGGACtggaaggacaagaaggacgaagagaaggagaagaagaagaaggaggaagaggacagGATCCgccgcgaggaggaggagaagaggaagagagaggaagacgagAAGAGACggaaggaggatgacgacagaaggaggagagatgACGAGGACCGCAAGCGcagggacgaggaggacaggcgcagaagagaggaggaggaccggAGACGCGCTTCTCAgccacagcaacagcagcaacaccatcacagcAACCAGCCTCGCGATCACGGTGTTAGCCATGGCGGCAACTTCAGTGGTTCCGCCAAGGATATCCGCTTGGACGCCCACGGCGAGTTCATGCTGCACTGCGAGTGCCGCCGTCTTGATGGCTCCTACCAGCCCACCAGCATCAGCCTGAACAAGATCATCGAGAACAGCAACGGCAACTTCCGCTGGACTTCTGGCggcgccaacatcaacagtTGCGGCAACAAGCCCAGCAGCGTGACTGTTCAGCCCGGCGACACCCTCCGCGACATTGCCCAGCGTCACGGTACCAACTGGCaagagctggccaagatcaacTGCCTCCAGAACCCCGATTTGATCCACCCCGGTCAAGTGATCAAGCTTCCTGGAGGTGGTAGCCAGGGCGGCCAGGCTGGCGGCAACTTTGGTTCTTCGGCGAGAAATGTGCGCCTTGAGGACTGCGGCAAGAGACTGGTTGCTGAGCTTCGCAGAGGTGATGGCTGCTGGGTCAGCAGCTCCCTCAATCTGGATGAGCGGATAGGAAACGCCAACGGTACTCTACAGTTCAAgtag